One window of the Endomicrobium proavitum genome contains the following:
- a CDS encoding outer membrane beta-barrel protein, with translation MKKLVLAALAVAVLAGTSFAAADLKVKVGGDFLGKSSAGGASADLNTGITAAAEFLFAVSDGVKVGPAVSYGLAREFSDNNPAQFQYSYLSTYATVEVAPFEKVKGLFFKGNIGLGITDLSSGLAGVIGSTSESGLYFGIGAGYELANGIFFDALYGSHGFEGGSSSKITVSAGYKFAL, from the coding sequence ATGAAGAAATTAGTATTGGCAGCATTGGCAGTTGCAGTATTGGCAGGCACATCTTTTGCAGCAGCAGACTTGAAAGTGAAAGTAGGTGGAGATTTTTTAGGAAAGTCTAGTGCAGGTGGTGCAAGCGCAGATCTAAACACCGGTATTACGGCGGCTGCGGAATTTTTGTTTGCTGTGTCAGACGGAGTTAAAGTAGGTCCTGCTGTAAGTTATGGTTTGGCAAGAGAATTTTCGGATAATAATCCTGCACAGTTTCAGTATTCATACCTTTCTACCTACGCAACAGTTGAAGTAGCTCCTTTTGAAAAAGTAAAAGGTTTATTTTTCAAAGGAAACATTGGTTTGGGTATAACTGATTTAAGTTCTGGTCTTGCAGGAGTTATAGGTTCAACCAGCGAAAGCGGTTTGTACTTTGGAATCGGCGCAGGTTATGAACTTGCAAACGGAATATTTTTTGACGCTCTCTATGGTTCACACGGCTTTGAAGGTGGAAGCTCAAGCAAAATTACAGTCAGCGCAGGCTACAAATTTGCTCTTTAA
- the larC gene encoding nickel pincer cofactor biosynthesis protein LarC: MKTLYLECLNGAAGDMIAAALYELISDKKSFIKKMNSLGLSGVKVNVQNVKKSGIKGYKFNVAVGGHCESNFSVKKNHKSKNLQDINKIVAKLPVSEFVKKNTLAIYNILARAEAKVHGVKVSQIHFHEIGNLDAIADIAAACILIETIAPDNIVASPVNAGGGFVKCSHGTLPVPAPATAELLKDIPVFSGKIKSELCTPTGAAIIKHFAKNFRSMPEIKIKKTGYGFGSKEFKTLNCVRAFLGESLNLKDVVVQLECNLDDATGEEVGYACELLLRKGALDAFVLPVFMKKNRPGFWLFCLCKRQDADKFAQLMLKHTSSLGVRETVYDRYILERKLTAAKTPYGKINIKTGVGYGVKKSKCEYEDVAKAAKKSGVSLNELKQKIRKP; the protein is encoded by the coding sequence ATGAAAACGCTCTATTTAGAATGTTTAAACGGCGCCGCCGGAGATATGATAGCTGCCGCGTTATACGAATTAATTTCCGATAAAAAATCTTTTATAAAAAAAATGAATTCGCTCGGGTTGAGCGGTGTTAAAGTAAACGTGCAAAACGTTAAAAAATCCGGCATTAAAGGGTATAAGTTTAACGTTGCCGTAGGCGGGCATTGCGAAAGTAACTTTTCAGTCAAAAAAAATCATAAATCTAAAAATTTGCAGGATATAAATAAAATTGTCGCAAAACTTCCCGTATCGGAATTTGTCAAAAAAAATACGCTTGCAATTTATAATATTTTAGCGCGTGCCGAGGCTAAAGTTCACGGCGTAAAAGTTTCGCAAATACATTTTCACGAAATCGGCAATTTAGACGCAATTGCGGATATTGCCGCCGCGTGCATTTTAATAGAAACTATTGCTCCGGACAATATAGTCGCATCGCCCGTTAATGCGGGCGGCGGATTTGTTAAATGCAGCCACGGAACGCTTCCCGTTCCCGCGCCCGCAACGGCGGAGCTTTTAAAAGATATTCCGGTTTTTTCAGGAAAAATAAAATCCGAACTTTGCACGCCCACGGGCGCCGCAATTATAAAACATTTCGCAAAAAATTTCAGATCAATGCCTGAAATAAAAATAAAAAAAACAGGATACGGGTTTGGTTCTAAAGAATTTAAAACGTTAAATTGCGTTCGCGCATTTTTAGGCGAAAGCTTAAACCTTAAAGATGTGGTCGTGCAGCTTGAATGTAATTTAGACGACGCTACGGGGGAAGAAGTCGGCTACGCCTGCGAGCTTCTTTTAAGAAAAGGCGCTCTTGACGCTTTTGTTTTGCCGGTGTTTATGAAAAAAAACCGTCCCGGTTTTTGGCTGTTCTGTTTGTGCAAACGGCAAGACGCGGATAAGTTTGCTCAATTGATGTTAAAACATACGTCGTCGCTGGGCGTGCGTGAAACCGTTTACGACAGATATATTTTAGAAAGAAAACTAACCGCCGCTAAAACTCCGTACGGAAAAATAAATATTAAAACGGGCGTTGGTTACGGCGTTAAAAAATCAAAATGCGAATATGAAGACGTTGCTAAAGCCGCAAAAAAATCAGGAGTATCCCTTAATGAGCTTAAGCAAAAAATACGAAAACCTTAA
- a CDS encoding lipoprotein — protein MKKIVFTAAAVLFLASCSVLDYPARFAGFSIQKFEGEDAAKVSQSFNMSISDCFNKTLEIINKMHARVTHKSVKNNYIVAFDFSKSFDYCLDSTEAAFFLEQDGDYVKVTVVSNNGTLTANLSKQYFQMMSAPPQTPENKSAPLQPQEVKTQS, from the coding sequence ATGAAAAAAATTGTTTTTACCGCGGCGGCGGTATTGTTTTTGGCGTCGTGCTCTGTTTTGGATTATCCTGCGCGTTTTGCCGGGTTTTCAATACAAAAATTTGAAGGCGAAGACGCTGCCAAAGTTTCGCAAAGTTTTAACATGAGCATTTCGGATTGTTTCAATAAAACTCTTGAGATAATAAATAAAATGCACGCCAGAGTTACGCATAAAAGCGTTAAAAATAATTATATTGTGGCGTTTGATTTTTCAAAAAGTTTTGACTACTGTTTAGATTCTACCGAAGCCGCTTTTTTCTTGGAACAAGACGGCGACTACGTTAAAGTGACGGTTGTTTCAAACAACGGCACTCTTACCGCAAACCTTTCCAAACAATATTTTCAAATGATGTCCGCGCCGCCGCAGACGCCAGAAAACAAATCCGCGCCACTTCAACCGCAAGAAGTAAAAACTCAAAGTTAA
- the larB gene encoding nickel pincer cofactor biosynthesis protein LarB, protein MDAKKILRHFKDGKISAEKTLTKLKVLPFNNLGYANIDYHRSLRQGACETIYAESKTCRQILGIVSDMNAKGLKNIIVTRVSPEKIKYLTAKKVNLKYFPQAKLAVVNFKEIKNKKGSVVIVSGGTSDIPVCEEAAVTAEVLGSRVTRLYDVGVAGVHRLLSNAETLANARVVIAVAGMEGALASVVGGVVGCPVIGVPTSVGYGASFGGVSALLSMLNSCANGVSVVNIDNGFGAGVIAHRINKTESAK, encoded by the coding sequence ATGGATGCCAAAAAAATTCTCCGACATTTTAAAGACGGTAAAATTTCCGCCGAAAAAACTTTAACCAAATTAAAAGTTTTACCGTTTAACAATTTAGGATATGCAAATATAGATTATCACAGAAGTTTAAGGCAGGGCGCCTGCGAAACAATTTACGCCGAAAGCAAAACGTGCCGGCAAATATTGGGCATAGTTTCGGACATGAACGCGAAAGGTTTAAAAAATATAATAGTTACAAGAGTGTCGCCGGAAAAAATAAAATATTTAACCGCAAAAAAAGTAAACTTAAAATACTTTCCACAGGCAAAACTTGCCGTAGTTAACTTCAAAGAAATAAAAAATAAAAAAGGTTCTGTGGTAATAGTTTCCGGCGGAACAAGCGATATTCCGGTTTGCGAAGAAGCTGCCGTTACGGCTGAAGTTTTGGGCAGCCGCGTTACGCGCCTTTACGATGTGGGCGTTGCCGGCGTGCACAGGCTTTTATCTAATGCGGAAACTCTTGCAAACGCGCGCGTTGTTATTGCGGTTGCGGGTATGGAAGGCGCGCTTGCTTCGGTTGTGGGCGGAGTTGTGGGGTGTCCCGTTATAGGCGTTCCCACAAGCGTTGGTTACGGCGCAAGTTTTGGCGGAGTAAGCGCTCTTTTGTCCATGCTTAATTCATGCGCTAACGGAGTATCGGTGGTAAATATAGACAACGGTTTCGGGGCGGGCGTAATAGCCCACCGTATAAATAAAACGGAGAGCGCAAAATGA
- a CDS encoding PDGLE domain-containing protein encodes MNKKVFAAIGVPVAIVFFASLFASSHPDALERISINYGFEDKAKETSSFFTDYSLSFINNEFLSAFFAGVIGLVLLYGLYKLISIAAQRFAK; translated from the coding sequence ATGAATAAAAAAGTTTTTGCCGCAATCGGCGTTCCGGTTGCAATAGTTTTTTTTGCAAGTCTGTTTGCGTCTTCTCATCCCGACGCTTTAGAGAGAATTTCCATAAATTACGGTTTTGAAGATAAAGCAAAAGAAACGTCTTCGTTTTTTACGGATTATTCTCTGTCTTTTATAAATAATGAATTTTTGTCCGCGTTTTTTGCGGGAGTTATAGGGTTGGTTTTGCTTTACGGTTTGTATAAACTTATCTCAATAGCCGCGCAGCGCTTTGCAAAATAA
- a CDS encoding iron-sulfur cluster assembly scaffold protein, whose protein sequence is MSCSKEKCAYECSHEVAQMTCVAKGANHGPAPIPEEGKWVKAKEITDISGLTHGVGWCAPQQGACKLTLNVKKGVIEEALIETVGCSGMTHSAAMAAEVLSGKTILEALNSDLVCDAINTAMRELFLQIAYGRTQTAFSENGLPIGAGLEDLGKGLRSQVGTMYSTKVKGVRYLEMAEGYVLEIGLDKNDEVIGYKFVHLGKFTEDVRKGVPHKDAFEKHTKTYGRFDEAVKKIDPRKE, encoded by the coding sequence ATGAGCTGTTCTAAAGAAAAGTGCGCTTACGAGTGTTCTCACGAAGTGGCGCAAATGACTTGCGTAGCAAAAGGCGCAAATCACGGTCCGGCGCCTATTCCGGAAGAAGGCAAATGGGTAAAAGCTAAAGAAATAACCGACATCAGCGGACTTACGCACGGCGTGGGTTGGTGCGCTCCGCAGCAAGGCGCGTGCAAGCTTACCCTCAACGTTAAAAAAGGCGTTATAGAAGAAGCTCTTATTGAAACCGTAGGCTGCAGCGGCATGACGCATTCCGCCGCAATGGCCGCCGAAGTTTTAAGCGGCAAAACTATTTTGGAAGCGTTAAATTCCGACCTTGTTTGCGACGCTATTAACACCGCAATGAGAGAGTTATTTTTGCAAATAGCTTACGGAAGAACGCAGACCGCGTTTTCCGAAAACGGACTTCCCATCGGCGCCGGTCTTGAAGATTTGGGCAAAGGTTTGCGCTCGCAGGTTGGCACAATGTACAGCACAAAAGTAAAAGGCGTTCGCTATCTTGAAATGGCTGAAGGTTACGTTTTGGAAATTGGTCTTGATAAAAACGATGAAGTTATAGGCTACAAATTTGTGCACCTCGGAAAATTTACCGAAGACGTCAGAAAAGGCGTGCCTCATAAAGACGCTTTTGAAAAACACACAAAAACTTACGGCAGATTTGACGAAGCCGTTAAAAAAATAGACCCGAGAAAAGAATAA
- the rpe gene encoding ribulose-phosphate 3-epimerase produces the protein MKRIIVAPSILSADFADLKTELKRIEAAGANWAHVDVMDGHFVPNITIGAPVVKSLRKATPLTLDVHLMITDPQKYWKDFQEAGADIIVFHVEAVKNAKGLLEEIKASGIKAGVSIKPATPVSEIESLLDSLDLVLVMTVEPGFGGQSFMETQVSKIAALRKIIDDRKYNCIIEVDGGINDKTAKVCVAAGADALVSGNYIFSAGDIKKAVESLR, from the coding sequence TTGAAAAGAATAATTGTCGCGCCGTCAATTTTGTCCGCGGATTTTGCGGACTTAAAAACAGAGCTTAAAAGAATTGAAGCCGCGGGCGCAAACTGGGCTCATGTGGATGTTATGGACGGGCATTTCGTTCCAAACATTACTATCGGCGCGCCGGTTGTGAAGTCTTTAAGAAAAGCCACGCCGCTTACGCTTGACGTTCATCTTATGATAACCGATCCGCAAAAATATTGGAAAGATTTTCAGGAAGCGGGCGCGGATATTATAGTTTTTCACGTTGAAGCGGTTAAAAATGCAAAAGGATTGCTTGAAGAAATTAAAGCGTCCGGCATTAAAGCGGGAGTTTCAATAAAGCCCGCAACTCCTGTTTCTGAAATTGAAAGTTTGCTGGACAGTTTGGATTTGGTTTTAGTTATGACCGTAGAGCCGGGTTTTGGCGGTCAGTCTTTTATGGAAACGCAAGTTTCCAAAATTGCGGCTTTAAGAAAAATAATAGACGATAGAAAATATAATTGCATTATAGAAGTTGACGGCGGCATAAACGATAAAACCGCAAAAGTTTGCGTAGCTGCCGGCGCAGACGCGCTTGTAAGCGGCAACTATATTTTTTCTGCCGGCGATATAAAAAAAGCCGTAGAATCTTTAAGATAA
- the ilvC gene encoding ketol-acid reductoisomerase, whose product MKEAKMYYESDADLNLLNGKTIAILGYGSQGHAHALNLRDSGVRVIVAQREGGANYKKAVEDGWKPVSVAEAVKQADWVHILLPDEVQKKVWDEDVLPNIKKNAILSFSHGFNIRYKRISPNADLDVIMIAPKGPGHLVRSQYEEGKGVPCLIAVEQNASGKAKELALAYAKGIGGTRGGVLETTFTEETETDLFGEQAVLCGGLVELINSGFETLVAAGYQPEIAYFECCHEVKLIVDLIFQGGIGRMNYSISDTAEYGEYVTGKRIITDETRKEMKAVLADIQSGKFADNWIKENETGRPNFKKSREEIANRLIENVGARLRSKMSWAKK is encoded by the coding sequence ATGAAAGAAGCAAAAATGTATTACGAATCTGACGCAGATTTAAATTTGTTAAACGGTAAAACAATCGCAATTTTAGGTTACGGAAGTCAGGGTCACGCGCATGCGCTAAACCTTAGAGATTCCGGTGTCCGTGTTATAGTTGCGCAAAGAGAAGGCGGCGCAAATTATAAGAAAGCCGTTGAAGACGGGTGGAAACCGGTAAGCGTTGCCGAAGCCGTAAAGCAGGCCGACTGGGTTCATATTCTTCTTCCGGATGAAGTTCAAAAAAAAGTTTGGGACGAAGACGTTCTTCCTAACATAAAAAAGAATGCAATTTTAAGTTTTTCCCACGGGTTTAATATTCGCTATAAAAGAATTTCGCCGAATGCTGATTTAGACGTAATAATGATTGCGCCTAAAGGTCCGGGACATTTGGTAAGAAGCCAGTATGAAGAAGGCAAAGGCGTTCCGTGTTTGATTGCGGTAGAACAAAACGCAAGCGGAAAAGCCAAAGAACTTGCGCTTGCCTACGCTAAAGGTATCGGCGGAACAAGAGGCGGCGTGCTTGAAACAACCTTTACCGAAGAAACAGAAACGGATTTGTTCGGCGAGCAGGCCGTTTTGTGCGGCGGTTTGGTAGAACTTATAAATTCCGGTTTCGAAACTCTCGTAGCCGCCGGTTATCAGCCTGAAATAGCGTATTTTGAGTGCTGTCACGAAGTGAAACTTATTGTTGATTTAATTTTCCAAGGCGGAATAGGAAGAATGAATTATTCAATTTCAGACACCGCCGAATACGGCGAATACGTTACGGGAAAAAGAATAATTACCGACGAAACAAGAAAAGAAATGAAAGCCGTTTTGGCGGACATTCAGTCCGGAAAATTTGCCGACAACTGGATTAAAGAAAACGAAACCGGCAGACCAAACTTCAAAAAATCAAGAGAAGAAATAGCCAACAGACTTATAGAAAACGTAGGAGCAAGACTCCGCTCCAAAATGAGCTGGGCGAAGAAGTAG
- a CDS encoding GNAT family N-acetyltransferase: MADYKFTTGNVQEALSIIREAAEWMKNTGKPMWLTEDLTFEKIAKPQDDYIVMWDGGESVAAVILSFEDRDFWLDIAVNFSGFIHKLSVRRKYAGTGAAKKIIEHAKQICKSKNINALRLDTDPHRTSLIKFYENLGFKFQQSKAISYKERKIEVGLYVLEL; encoded by the coding sequence ATGGCAGATTATAAATTTACAACCGGAAACGTTCAGGAAGCGCTTTCAATAATACGCGAGGCTGCCGAGTGGATGAAAAATACAGGCAAGCCTATGTGGCTTACGGAAGATTTAACTTTTGAAAAAATTGCAAAACCGCAAGATGACTATATTGTTATGTGGGACGGCGGCGAAAGCGTTGCGGCGGTTATTTTAAGTTTTGAAGACAGAGATTTTTGGCTTGATATTGCGGTAAACTTTTCCGGTTTTATACATAAACTTTCAGTGCGCAGAAAATACGCGGGGACCGGCGCCGCCAAAAAAATTATTGAACACGCAAAACAAATATGCAAATCAAAAAACATCAATGCTTTGCGTTTAGACACAGACCCGCACAGAACGAGTTTGATAAAATTTTATGAAAATTTGGGTTTTAAATTTCAGCAGTCAAAAGCGATAAGTTATAAGGAAAGAAAAATTGAAGTTGGTCTTTACGTTTTAGAGCTGTAG
- a CDS encoding PASTA domain-containing protein encodes MFKTLLKIFIAFVIIAAAGYYSFNLVMNFFIHAKKEIILPELRGKSIESAVEELSSIGLGLKKEGEEFNNSVSPGVILRQSPPAGMNVRSGKVIKVTVSRGGEMIYVPNIVGQTVRAADIILKGSSLVMGEVTKKYSFSQGKGLVVSQDPQADVSADKDAVVNIVVSDGHPPAGVKLMPLFAGKNLDDAKLLAAENGLSADVRYEETQDYPSGSVIRQRPAVDSDLKNIKKVILVIAKNSGDIKDITFNYQLPKKGGNQNVRLVLEDDNGKKEIFNSVKSQGAIISVPIRVKGAGTVKVYINKKFTEDIQLH; translated from the coding sequence TTGTTTAAAACTCTTCTCAAAATTTTTATAGCTTTTGTAATAATTGCGGCGGCGGGGTATTACTCTTTTAATCTTGTCATGAATTTTTTTATTCACGCTAAAAAAGAGATAATTCTTCCGGAGTTGCGCGGCAAAAGCATAGAGTCTGCGGTTGAAGAACTTTCCTCCATCGGTTTAGGACTTAAAAAAGAAGGGGAAGAGTTTAATAACAGCGTTTCTCCCGGCGTTATTTTAAGACAAAGCCCTCCGGCGGGCATGAACGTGCGCAGCGGAAAAGTTATAAAAGTTACCGTAAGTCGCGGCGGGGAAATGATATATGTTCCTAACATTGTCGGGCAAACTGTGCGCGCCGCCGATATAATTTTGAAAGGGTCTTCGCTTGTTATGGGCGAGGTAACAAAAAAATATTCGTTCTCTCAAGGCAAAGGTCTTGTTGTTTCCCAAGATCCTCAGGCGGACGTTTCTGCCGATAAAGACGCGGTTGTAAATATTGTAGTTTCAGACGGACATCCTCCGGCAGGCGTTAAACTTATGCCGCTTTTTGCGGGCAAAAATCTTGACGACGCAAAACTTTTGGCGGCAGAAAACGGATTGTCCGCAGACGTCCGATATGAAGAAACACAAGATTATCCGTCGGGAAGCGTTATAAGGCAAAGACCTGCTGTGGATTCCGATTTAAAAAATATTAAAAAAGTTATTCTTGTTATTGCAAAAAATTCCGGCGACATTAAAGATATTACGTTTAATTATCAACTTCCCAAAAAAGGCGGAAATCAAAACGTCCGCCTTGTTCTTGAAGACGATAACGGAAAAAAAGAAATTTTTAATTCAGTAAAAAGCCAAGGCGCCATAATTTCCGTGCCTATACGCGTTAAAGGCGCGGGTACGGTAAAAGTTTATATAAATAAAAAATTTACGGAAGATATACAGCTGCATTAA
- the larE gene encoding ATP-dependent sacrificial sulfur transferase LarE, protein MSLSKKYENLKKYLSGFENIAVAFSGGVDSTFLLKVAKEVLNNNVIAVTAMSCSFPKRELNQALRFCKKEKIKHIVCESEELNIEGFSKNPVNRCYLCKTELFEKIWNVAKINAIKNIAEASNMDDNGDYRPGLKAVKEQKVLSPLREAKLTKNEIRALSKKLGLKTWNKQSFACLSSRFPYGQEITPQALSMIDAAEQFLLDLGLKQVRVRYHGNIARIETDETGIKFLTAAKIRKRIYKEFKKIGFVYVAIDILGYRTGSMNETLPPKLLR, encoded by the coding sequence ATGAGCTTAAGCAAAAAATACGAAAACCTTAAAAAATATCTTTCCGGTTTTGAAAACATTGCCGTAGCTTTTTCCGGCGGCGTTGACTCCACTTTTCTTTTAAAAGTCGCCAAGGAAGTTTTAAATAATAATGTTATCGCGGTAACGGCAATGTCTTGCTCTTTTCCGAAAAGAGAGCTTAACCAAGCCTTGCGGTTTTGCAAGAAAGAAAAAATAAAACACATTGTTTGCGAATCGGAAGAGTTAAACATTGAAGGTTTTTCAAAAAATCCCGTTAATCGCTGCTATCTTTGCAAAACCGAATTGTTTGAAAAAATTTGGAATGTCGCAAAAATTAACGCAATTAAAAATATCGCGGAAGCTTCAAATATGGACGACAACGGCGATTATCGCCCGGGGCTGAAAGCCGTCAAAGAGCAAAAAGTTTTAAGCCCGTTAAGAGAAGCAAAATTAACAAAAAATGAAATTCGCGCTTTATCAAAAAAGTTAGGGCTTAAAACTTGGAACAAGCAGTCTTTCGCGTGTTTGTCGTCAAGATTTCCTTACGGTCAGGAAATTACGCCGCAGGCGCTTTCTATGATAGACGCGGCGGAACAATTTTTATTGGATTTAGGGCTAAAACAAGTTAGAGTGCGCTATCACGGAAATATTGCAAGAATTGAAACTGACGAAACGGGCATAAAATTTTTAACTGCCGCAAAAATCCGCAAGCGCATCTATAAAGAATTTAAAAAAATAGGTTTTGTTTACGTAGCGATTGACATTTTGGGTTATCGCACGGGAAGTATGAACGAAACGCTTCCGCCTAAATTATTGCGTTAA
- a CDS encoding energy-coupling factor ABC transporter permease, which produces MHIPDGFLNNGLAGGLLAGAVAMLSYCFSKVLSAVTVVSKKLAGNNNATLSQSFPGLSSNAGGYFRKLALIAIWVFACQMFNITVASATSVHLLGGVFAAVLAGPFAGFVIMSSVLTVQSLFFADGGFLALGANIVNMAFVGSFLAYYVYKAVAKKNYYLGVSAACFFSVLTAAAFCLIELGFSATVSFNEAFKDMMSLHFLFAVVETILTVIMLKLFKSLGADNE; this is translated from the coding sequence ATGCATATTCCCGACGGGTTTTTAAATAACGGTTTAGCCGGCGGACTTCTTGCGGGCGCCGTTGCAATGTTGTCTTATTGTTTTAGCAAAGTGTTAAGCGCGGTTACTGTTGTTTCAAAGAAATTAGCGGGTAATAATAATGCAACTTTGTCGCAATCTTTCCCGGGTTTAAGTTCAAACGCCGGCGGGTATTTCAGAAAATTGGCGTTAATTGCAATTTGGGTTTTTGCATGCCAAATGTTTAATATTACCGTTGCGTCGGCAACAAGCGTGCATTTGCTCGGCGGAGTTTTTGCCGCGGTTTTAGCGGGGCCTTTTGCCGGTTTTGTAATTATGTCTTCGGTGTTAACGGTTCAATCTTTGTTTTTTGCCGATGGCGGATTTTTGGCGCTTGGCGCAAATATTGTTAACATGGCTTTTGTAGGTTCTTTTTTAGCTTATTATGTTTACAAGGCTGTTGCAAAAAAGAATTATTATTTAGGCGTTAGCGCAGCGTGCTTTTTTTCCGTTCTTACGGCCGCGGCGTTTTGTTTGATAGAACTTGGTTTTTCCGCAACGGTTTCTTTTAACGAAGCGTTTAAAGATATGATGAGCCTGCATTTTCTTTTTGCCGTTGTAGAAACAATTCTTACCGTTATAATGCTTAAACTTTTCAAATCGTTAGGAGCGGACAATGAATAA
- the eno gene encoding phosphopyruvate hydratase: protein MAKISKITAREIIDSRGNPTVEADVILSDGTFASAAVPSGASTGSREALELRDGDKKRFDGKGVLKAVENINKILAPALLGIEITQQQKIDETMIKLDGTDFKSNLGANAILGVSLAAAKAGAVSAKVPLYKYVREIYGLKFENYILPVPLMNIINGGQHADNNVDLQEFMIAPVSAPNFREALRTGCEVFHALKKVLNSKGYSTGVGDEGGFAPNLKSNSQALEVITEAVRAAGYTEGKDVLFALDVAASELYENGKYVLEGEMGNKIKSSKEMISFYEDLLKKYPVISIEDGLSEADWDGWKVLTSELKSKLQLVGDDLFVTNPKIFKEGIEKGAANSILVKVNQIGSLSETVAAVQLAYKHKYTAIMSHRSGETEDTTIADLAVALNTGQIKTGSASRTDRMCKYNRLLRIEEELAGQSKFLGKAAFSSIA from the coding sequence ATGGCAAAAATTTCAAAAATTACGGCAAGAGAAATAATAGATTCGCGCGGAAACCCCACAGTGGAAGCCGATGTTATTTTGTCGGACGGAACTTTCGCCTCGGCAGCGGTGCCGTCGGGCGCGTCAACGGGTTCGCGCGAGGCGCTTGAACTACGCGACGGCGACAAAAAAAGATTCGACGGAAAAGGCGTTTTGAAAGCGGTTGAAAATATCAACAAAATTCTTGCGCCAGCGCTTTTGGGAATTGAAATAACGCAGCAGCAAAAAATAGACGAAACAATGATAAAGCTTGACGGAACGGATTTTAAAAGCAATCTTGGCGCCAACGCAATTTTAGGCGTTTCGCTGGCGGCGGCAAAAGCGGGAGCCGTAAGCGCAAAAGTTCCGCTATACAAATATGTCAGAGAAATTTACGGATTAAAATTTGAAAATTATATTTTGCCTGTTCCGCTTATGAATATAATCAACGGCGGCCAGCATGCGGACAACAACGTAGATTTGCAGGAGTTTATGATTGCGCCGGTAAGCGCGCCTAATTTCCGCGAAGCCCTAAGAACCGGCTGCGAAGTTTTTCACGCTCTTAAAAAAGTTTTAAACTCTAAAGGATATTCCACGGGCGTAGGCGACGAAGGCGGTTTTGCGCCGAATTTAAAATCTAACTCGCAAGCGCTTGAAGTAATAACGGAAGCCGTCCGCGCCGCCGGATATACGGAAGGCAAAGACGTTCTTTTCGCATTAGACGTTGCCGCAAGCGAACTTTACGAAAACGGAAAATACGTTCTTGAAGGCGAAATGGGAAATAAAATAAAATCTTCCAAGGAAATGATTTCTTTCTACGAAGATTTGTTAAAAAAATATCCGGTAATTTCAATAGAAGACGGTTTAAGCGAAGCCGATTGGGACGGCTGGAAAGTTTTAACTTCAGAACTTAAATCAAAATTGCAGCTTGTCGGCGACGATTTATTTGTAACAAATCCTAAAATTTTTAAAGAAGGAATTGAAAAAGGCGCGGCAAATTCAATTCTTGTAAAAGTAAACCAAATAGGTTCTCTTTCCGAAACCGTCGCCGCTGTGCAGCTGGCGTATAAACACAAATACACGGCAATTATGTCTCACCGTTCCGGAGAAACCGAAGACACTACAATTGCGGATTTGGCGGTAGCGTTAAACACCGGACAAATAAAAACCGGTTCCGCCTCGCGAACCGACAGAATGTGCAAATACAACAGACTTTTAAGAATTGAAGAAGAGCTGGCGGGGCAGTCAAAATTTTTAGGAAAAGCCGCTTTCTCAAGCATAGCGTAA
- a CDS encoding FtsB family cell division protein: MNTTRKKTLVRGAFFLTLILILTLNSGSRTLVRRWFEKKKLNSDIATAYEKNARLKKRIYYLENEPSYIERAVREELLVIAPGEVEYRFNKK, from the coding sequence ATGAACACAACGAGAAAAAAAACTTTAGTGCGCGGCGCATTTTTTTTAACGCTTATTTTAATATTAACTTTAAACTCCGGCTCAAGAACGCTTGTGCGCCGCTGGTTTGAAAAGAAAAAACTAAACTCCGACATTGCCACCGCTTACGAAAAAAACGCGCGTTTGAAAAAACGCATTTACTACCTTGAAAACGAACCGTCTTACATTGAGAGAGCCGTCAGGGAAGAGCTTCTTGTAATAGCGCCGGGCGAAGTGGAATACAGGTTTAACAAAAAATAA